CTGTGGAGGGCGCCGATCCCCAGCCTCAGGCGCGGGTCCGTGCTCGCGCTCCTCGACTCCGGCAACCTCCAGTTcctcggcgacggcggcggcccgGAGAACGTGCTGTGGGCGAGCTTCTGGTACCCGACGGACACGCTGCTGCCGGGTcagtccttgaccatggacactcGGTCCGAGGGGAAGCTCATCTCCAGGCGCGCGGACGCGGAGTTCGCCACCGGCCGGTTCACCATGGGCGTCCAGACGGACGGCAACGTCGTGCTCTACGTGGACCTGCTCAGCGGCAACAGCCCGGACAACGCCTACTGGCAGGCCCACACCGACAGCTCCAGCGGCAACACGACGGTGGCCTTCGACGACCAAGGCGGCCTCAGCTCCACTCTCTACAACGGCGTCGTCCAGAGCCTGATATCGCCGGTGGCgaccggcaagttctacaggtTCGCCAGGATGGACCCGGACGGCGTCGTCCGTGCCTATGCCCGCGCCAAGAACGTCCCGGACGGCGGCGGCAACACGTCATGGAGCGTCTCGGGGGCCTTCCCCAGCGACGCCTGCAACAAGAGGACGTCCGGGCTGCAGGGCGTGTGCGGCCCGGGGTCGTACTGCACGGAGCAGAAGGACCGGCTCCGCTGCGCGTGCCCAGCCGGGTACACGTACGCCGACGCGCAGCACACGGACAGCGGCTGCACGCCGGAGTTCTCGCCGCAGAGCTGCGACGGGGAGAACAACACCAACGAGTACATGCTCGTCGATCTGCCCAACACCACATGGGAGACATCGATCTACTACAAGAAGTTCACGTCGGTGACAGAGGACCAGTGCCGGGACTACTGCCTCAACGACTGCTACTGCGCCGCCGCGCTGATGATTGGCGGGACCGACTGCGCCGAGATGGCGGCCCTGACAAACGGGCGGCAGGCCAGCGACGTCACCACCAAGGCACTGATCAAAGTACGGCGAAGCAATCCTCCGGCGAGGGTGTCGGCGAGGACAAGAACCATACTAGCCGTGACAGTCTGCGTGGCCGTCGTGCTGCTGGCCATCCCGGGCGGCTTCCTGGCAAGGCACCACCTGACCAAAAAGAAGAGAGAGAGCCAGGGGTTGTTGAGCGTGAGAGCTTTCAGCTGGAAGGAGCTCCACAAGGCCACCAACGGCTTCGAGAAGCTGCTGGGGAAAGGGAGCTTCGGCGAGGTCTATGAAGGAGAGCTCAAGTCCCCGCGGCGGCGCCTCATCGCGGTGAAGAGGCTCATCAACTCGAACGAGTACAGCGAGAGGGAGTTCACAAACGAGGTGCAGTCCATCGGGCAGATCCACCACCGGAACCTGGTTTGCATGATCGGGTACTGCAAGGAAGGCAAGCATAGGATGCTGGTGCTGGAGTTCATGCCGGGAGGGTCGCTACGCGGCTTCCTCTTTAAGCCGGAGCGGCCACCGTGGAGCTGGCGCGCCCAGGCGGCGCTCGGCATCGCCAGGGGGATCGAGTACCTCCATGACGGGTGCGCCTTCCCGATCATGCACTGCGACATCAAGCCGGACAACATACTCCTAGACGACGCGTACGCCCCCAAGATCACCGACTTCGGGATCTCCAAGCTGCTCGGCAGCCAGCAGGTGCACACCACGGTGACCAACATACGGGGCACCAGGGGGTACATCGCCCCGGAGTGGTTCCGCAGCGAGGCGCGGATCGACACCAAGGTGGACGTGTACAGCTTCGGCGTCGTGCTGCTGGAGATGATCTGCTGCCGGAAGTGCCAGGACCCGCTGGTCGACCAAGGCGGGGACGAGACGGTCACGCTGTTCGGGTGGGCGATCCAGCTGGTGACCAACAGGAGGACTGAGCTCATACTGCCTCACGACGACGATGCGGTGACAGACTTGGAGAGGGTGGAGAGGTTCGCGCGTGTGGCGTTCTGGTGCATCGAGCCCAACCCGTCGCTCCGGCCGACGATGCACCATGTGGTGCAGATGCTGGAGAGCGCGGTGGCTACGGCCGAGGTGCTACCAGACCCTCCCTCTTGTTACATGGACTCGACTCCTTTGATCGTGTCTTCTGCTTGATTAGATTGAGTGCATCGAGCACAAcgattttatttatttatttatttgttattgtgaACAACATTGATATAGAATGATCCGACAACCATCCATCTCTTCTTTCaaatcttttttttttgcgggtaagTCTTCTTTGAAATCTTGAACAACAAAGTGGTGGATATGAGCAACCGTAGCCTGAGCCCCTATGGCACTATTGTGCAATCTACTCTTTTGGTTCTACAGTAGTTCCATCATGTTGCACTATTTCTATACATGATACCAGAAAACTAGTCCATGCTTCACACATATCTTTAGCAATAAACTAGCTTCACATATATTTCACACCTTTTTTCCAAGATGTCTTCAACCTTAAACGTTTCAAGCGGATCGcccaaaaaaaaaaaaatccaaTTCAAACTCTCTGAACATTGTTTCAAGTTGGACGTGCGCATATGCGTGCTCCTGGCCTTTTGTGCATGGAAATGTAGCTGTCCCAAACACATTAAAAAATAATAATCATGCAGGATGAACTTGAGGGACTCTAAATCCACGAAGAAGTGGGCCAAAATTCGTTTGATTCGGCTTTTGCTGGTCATTCAGTGCAGCTGCCGTTGCCTTCGCCGGGGCAGCTGTACGGTTTCCGTGGAAAGGGAACCGGGCGTACCCAAGCCGGCAAGCGGGACGCCGAGCCCTGCCTCTCGTACCGCACATTGGTTGGAGCTGGTCAAGTGAAAGCAGTGACGTTTCGGGGTTGACGATGGTCGCGGCACATCGGCTGTGTTGTGCCTGTCGCCGGTCAGTGGCGTAGGCACGCACGACACGACCGGAAGTCTTCCCCCTGCCGCGCACAGACGGTGTGATGGACACACGAGGAAGCTTCGCGCTATCATTGTTCACGTACGGTGCATTGCACGTAGGTCAGTATGGGCCCTCAGTCTTCGATTTTCCACGGACGAAAAGGGAGATGGACGGGTGGAGCCATGAGGAACGTCGAGACGGACTGAACTGTGAAGACGCGCCGCGCGTGCGTGTGTCGAACACGACGCGTTGGATCTTGACACTGGAAGTGTGTTTTTGATGCGAGCTTTCCTTTTTTTTAGGGTTCAACCAAGTCTTTATTCATTCAAATCCACAATTTATGGGGTACAAAACAGATCGTGTGGAACCGACAACCACATATGTTCCCCTGATCAAAGAATGTGCGAACTTGGCTAGTCCGTCGGCGTCATGATTCGCCGCTTTACTTTCAAACATAAAATTACAAGTAAAGGAAGAAGACCTAGAGTTTATTTCAGTAATAATAGCTCCATATCTCCCACTGCTTCCActataaaaaaaatacacttccgtgaagatacgtgtttgtcacagtaggtcgcgttttttgtcatgcatgtacatccatgacaaatttatgacaaaaacaagatagtcatacctgtgttgtcgtagaagtgttccatgacattaccaaaattatcatcacagaagtgtccacttccatgacgataaatcgcgcgtcacagaagtgctttcgtcaagggtgaccgacacgtggcatccaccgtaacggaacgccgttaagctatcgggtcgggttttggatccgataacccgttaacagccccgaccaatggggattttccacgtgtaaaatcatcattggctgaaggaaacacgtgtcggctcatcgttgggacagatgtcatccactcattggacagaaggcgcctatgatacgtcgacacgtggcatggcccaacagaggcctattcctgtgaaaaggccggcccgtttgacttggtcaaaaggtggcgggccggcccatggaaagcctgttaacggcctattcgcatatagcccatttacagccctctaacccagggcccgttacgccctatccgaattaggcccagtagcgtcatctgggccatccaatatgattccagcccgttttcacttctggcccatgtatggcccatgacgtctttcggcccatatgaggccctatgtaactcttggcctattaacggcccgtggtgaaactggcccgtaatgaacagtgtatcactttacacccattaacggcccgtggtgaaactgacccgtaatgaacagtgtatcactttatacccattaacggcccgttattccgttgggccgtttccagcccatgttatctttcagccttccCAGAGCCcgtttattcttgggctcatttccagcattcgtttacttacggcccgttactgtcattttctgcttgtgggccaaattcagcccgtcgttacagtcggcccgtttgtggtccgttaatacgttggtccgttttcatagcgtcatcaaatacgacctattaacgatggcccgttatggtcggcccatgaacggacgattccaactctagcccgtttacggccataatgcggcctgttattggcccatgtttggccaatcgatcatacggcccgtataaggcccattgatgatacggcccgtagaaggcccattgtttctacgacccgtagaaggcccattgtttctaaggcccgtagaaggcctactgtttctacggcccgtagaaggcccactgtttctacggcccgtaggaggcccagtgtcactacataaatattagcccatggttattgtggtctagttttaaaaaataggttattgcagccactagcaaaccgcggaaaaagaactgcactgactacaagcaaacaaataaacaagacaacaaggaaataaataagcaagcaacttatgctaggctatcacggctattacacatattacatccactgggcatcaaagttcgccaccagtgatcataaagcgcaacgaagaagcagattacaaaaaactgggcaccattgcagcataacaaaataatactgaaccgagaccacttccaagacagttcaagaaaggttagccttgcgggggaactgttgcgcaagctgctgagcaaggttgtgagaccggcctagcatgtcggtcatagcttccaggtgtagttgtttagcgatgaggttctcattggtgttttccgcaatctttcttagagataggacttcaagtcgaagttgagttgcagaatgcctttctgccagaacttgggactgaagaagtcgaactgatttagacaacgaattctgtgagcttgtctgattgttagtctcaagtaacttgaacactgcatcaagacaagactttggggttgtctcgctatcttcaagatgttttgccttctttgctgcaatatatgttgggtttgtctcacagccttcagcagacttgtgcatgccatcaggcatatcaccctgaaacaaagcagagagatgacaggttttgcacgtgtataaacaaagatgataactgttctgtcaattctatccaatttcaaattagaaaaaaagagtaagttcaaaatatcaatagcataatttggcattgttcataatgcggggagcttcaccacactactggattaccatgtcaacataacaagcatagatgaagggcaaagaaaatcattgtatctattttggataatgtgcatggcatgttgttcatatcatcagccacatcagtaagataaaacaggagatgacaaggtgcaaccgtgggctgcttcaccacacactggattatagatccacaaaaacaagcatacatatagggagtattaagtaatgtgcatggtatgaataaggaatttggttttataagtaaaacttagaacttacggttcttacgaacatgcattttggtagaaacaacaaactaaacagcagtaaacgatagggagtatgagcaaattaaacagcagttgaggataaaggctttagaaggactgacttacattaatagttaacaccggctttataatgcccttctccatgtcaagggaaggataactcaagaatttcaacacagaatcttcttcataagcattgcatgtactctacattttgtagagagtaattatagatatggtaatactggaagggatagaggataatgaaggtaagatgcagattgatgctacataatcaactaccaatccctggaagtacaagcgttacaggacaaaatgtactgacaagagcaatgggctacacttctgcactggcattgtctgtgtattctacttgttggtaagattaaatatagatctgatattttttagtaaatggtgggcgagggagataagatgcagaatgctacaaaatgaaccaatccctcttcccataatacaagagtgttttgaacactggtgtactgtataaaacgttcttatattatgggacggagggagtagctgttaatgtaagtacagtgatagaccacgttcagtccttacaagaggactgtagagctaaacctcttcaaaagcattgggttgattctaaatttatgtaagagtccatacggatcttataatgtccaccaaatggacgattacgaggctaacatgtgcagtgatgctacataatcaaacagctatgaaagtaagtatggtcatacagggcaagaggtactcacaagagcaatgcagtgtgcagtatagttgcgagattctgtggtcccttgagaacgaatgttcttctgctaacaattttcgtacaagtgagacattaaggcaaatgcagaaatgtagttcaaattgtgatgtgatatcataaacagtaccttacgctgcagccgagaccaatgtgtaacaagattattccagtcaccgtcggataaatgtagcaccggagactttacagaaatttcgttcagaggcttgccatcgaagtgcgcttgcctcaggtaggaacgatacttcatcaacgagtgcttgaaaagcgcaaccaacccttgctcgtcatcacaatccagtttgctcctcgcctatttaaaagaatgaaatcttgtgtcttctgtcagcagaaacatatgcagtaatgaccatgaataacattagtacattacttacgcgtaagttgcagaggaagactggaaattgttctgtgtctgcggtataatctttccatgaaggaaagatgcgcacaaagttcctgacaacaacataagcttcgtcttctaaactgggaagcaatgaaacaggggtcctatttgctgcagttggggctctctctggttcgaaaagggatttggcaactggatttggtgtactctttgctggaatgggggttttgcgtcgtacaacTGGTGCTAtttcaactggcataatcatactgtttgctgcagttggggtctgctgagttggggcatcagaaatgaccagtgtagtagggctagagtatgctagagttggggtattttgtgggtcaggtgatattgcaactacacctaatgagctatttgatttatcaggtgccactaccttttccaaatactttgcttgtgctcctccacgatcagcaatcgccctcttccttttgaacgtct
This sequence is a window from Aegilops tauschii subsp. strangulata cultivar AL8/78 chromosome 7, Aet v6.0, whole genome shotgun sequence. Protein-coding genes within it:
- the LOC123494706 gene encoding G-type lectin S-receptor-like serine/threonine-protein kinase LECRK3, which codes for MASPSSALFLAAFLAVLSVHVAAAARTNLTAGVPMTPPSYITSPSGVFAFGFRALDGSSPGKFLLATWFRSGSRSDDDGRPSSSSQLQSVVWFARQSSTYSSAALATAQSALSVTADGQLALADTADGGGNRLLWRAPIPSLRRGSVLALLDSGNLQFLGDGGGPENVLWASFWYPTDTLLPGQSLTMDTRSEGKLISRRADAEFATGRFTMGVQTDGNVVLYVDLLSGNSPDNAYWQAHTDSSSGNTTVAFDDQGGLSSTLYNGVVQSLISPVATGKFYRFARMDPDGVVRAYARAKNVPDGGGNTSWSVSGAFPSDACNKRTSGLQGVCGPGSYCTEQKDRLRCACPAGYTYADAQHTDSGCTPEFSPQSCDGENNTNEYMLVDLPNTTWETSIYYKKFTSVTEDQCRDYCLNDCYCAAALMIGGTDCAEMAALTNGRQASDVTTKALIKVRRSNPPARVSARTRTILAVTVCVAVVLLAIPGGFLARHHLTKKKRESQGLLSVRAFSWKELHKATNGFEKLLGKGSFGEVYEGELKSPRRRLIAVKRLINSNEYSEREFTNEVQSIGQIHHRNLVCMIGYCKEGKHRMLVLEFMPGGSLRGFLFKPERPPWSWRAQAALGIARGIEYLHDGCAFPIMHCDIKPDNILLDDAYAPKITDFGISKLLGSQQVHTTVTNIRGTRGYIAPEWFRSEARIDTKVDVYSFGVVLLEMICCRKCQDPLVDQGGDETVTLFGWAIQLVTNRRTELILPHDDDAVTDLERVERFARVAFWCIEPNPSLRPTMHHVVQMLESAVATAEVLPDPPSCYMDSTPLIVSSA